In Microbacterium pumilum, the following proteins share a genomic window:
- the rpsN gene encoding 30S ribosomal protein S14 → MAKKSKIARNEQRQVVVDRYAAKRAELKKALVSPESTDEQREAARLGLQKLPRNASPVRVRSRDVIDGRPRGVLTKFGISRVRFRDMAHRGELPGVTKSSW, encoded by the coding sequence ATGGCTAAGAAGAGCAAAATCGCCCGCAACGAGCAGCGTCAGGTGGTCGTCGACCGCTACGCCGCAAAGCGTGCCGAGCTGAAGAAGGCGCTCGTGTCGCCGGAGTCGACCGACGAGCAGCGCGAGGCCGCACGCCTCGGCCTGCAGAAGCTGCCCCGCAACGCGTCGCCGGTGCGCGTGCGCAGCCGCGACGTCATCGACGGGCGCCCCCGTGGTGTCCTCACGAAGTTCGGCATCTCGCGTGTCCGCTTCCGTGACATGGCACACCGTGGCGAGCTGCCCGGCGTGACCAAGTCGAGCTGGTAG
- a CDS encoding alpha/beta hydrolase, with translation MAATTKTPIVLIHGLWMTPKSWDTWADRFRAAGHDVIVPGWPGIDDRTVEDIRKNPEALKGIGLKQIADNYERIIRALPEKPIIIGHSFGGVITQMLADRGLGVAYVGVAPGQTAGVTALPLSTLWTGTPILSNPFGKNGAKPLSKRHFHFTFGNDLPRAESDKLWEEYAVNSYNRVFFEGVLSVLNEKGGVTHVDYARTDRAPLLIITGEIDHVVPPAIGEAIVKKYHATGSPAIVDYKTYPGRTHRLVSQDGWEEIADYALEWATSHAITETAK, from the coding sequence CCGCTTCCGCGCCGCCGGACACGACGTCATCGTCCCGGGCTGGCCCGGGATAGATGACCGCACCGTCGAGGACATCCGCAAGAACCCCGAGGCACTCAAGGGGATCGGCCTGAAGCAGATCGCCGACAACTACGAGCGCATCATCCGCGCCCTCCCCGAGAAGCCGATCATCATCGGGCACTCGTTCGGTGGCGTGATCACCCAGATGCTCGCCGACCGCGGACTCGGGGTCGCCTACGTCGGTGTCGCCCCCGGCCAGACCGCCGGAGTCACGGCGCTGCCGCTGTCGACGCTGTGGACCGGAACCCCGATCCTCTCGAACCCCTTCGGCAAGAACGGTGCCAAGCCGCTCTCGAAGCGCCACTTCCACTTCACATTCGGCAACGACCTGCCCCGCGCCGAGTCCGACAAGCTGTGGGAGGAGTACGCCGTCAACTCCTACAACCGCGTGTTCTTCGAGGGAGTGCTCTCCGTGCTCAACGAGAAGGGCGGCGTGACGCACGTCGACTACGCCCGCACGGATCGCGCGCCGCTCCTCATCATCACCGGTGAGATCGACCACGTGGTGCCGCCGGCGATCGGCGAGGCCATCGTGAAGAAGTACCACGCGACCGGAAGCCCCGCGATCGTCGACTACAAGACATACCCCGGCCGCACCCACCGCCTGGTCAGCCAGGACGGCTGGGAGGAGATCGCGGACTACGCGCTCGAGTGGGCGACCTCGCACGCGATCACCGAGACGGCGAAGTAG
- a CDS encoding alpha/beta hydrolase, with protein sequence MPLDPFFEERLRVHRRYLLGKALSAVRGRISALWPFQRESPAGSGADEPRKTGGASAPAVSTPTRTRARHRRAALAWDRKELQTVGTAGPVVRTAEHVVAVGGQPDVRVRIYYPGIEHAGAVPACLAFFGGAFRIGGIDYPTTDAAFRRRAVDAGIAIIAVDYALAPEHRYPTQVEQAHAALVWLFQHAEELGVDAERIGVAGMSAGGGIAAAVTLMNRDRLRLPLRLQVLEVPVTDLTGRHLDFRATRALGIPTLIAVRELRSVARTYLPIDADALEAYASPLRAPSHAGLPPAVILTAEYDPLRGDGAAYGAALRRAGVEASVVQYLGVTHDIAIFTGVLDSARRWHSDVVSALRRLYED encoded by the coding sequence ATGCCCCTGGATCCGTTCTTCGAAGAGCGGCTGCGCGTGCATCGGCGGTACCTGCTCGGGAAGGCTCTGAGCGCCGTTCGTGGGCGCATCTCCGCGCTGTGGCCCTTCCAGCGCGAGAGTCCGGCCGGGTCCGGCGCTGATGAACCCCGGAAGACCGGCGGCGCGAGCGCCCCGGCCGTGAGCACGCCGACGCGCACGCGGGCCCGCCACCGACGCGCCGCGCTCGCATGGGATCGCAAGGAGCTGCAGACGGTCGGCACCGCCGGGCCAGTGGTCCGCACGGCCGAGCATGTGGTCGCCGTGGGCGGTCAGCCGGACGTTCGCGTGCGCATCTATTACCCCGGCATCGAGCACGCCGGCGCTGTGCCCGCGTGCCTGGCGTTCTTCGGCGGAGCCTTCCGCATCGGCGGGATCGACTATCCCACAACGGATGCCGCCTTCCGACGTCGTGCCGTCGATGCCGGAATCGCGATCATCGCGGTCGACTACGCCCTCGCACCGGAGCACCGCTACCCCACACAGGTCGAGCAGGCGCACGCCGCCCTCGTCTGGCTGTTCCAGCACGCCGAAGAACTCGGTGTCGATGCGGAGCGGATAGGCGTCGCCGGAATGTCGGCCGGCGGCGGCATCGCTGCGGCGGTCACCCTGATGAACCGCGATCGCCTGCGGCTGCCGCTTCGCCTGCAGGTACTCGAGGTGCCCGTGACCGACTTGACCGGACGACACCTCGACTTCCGTGCGACCCGGGCCCTCGGCATCCCGACCCTCATCGCCGTGCGCGAGCTTCGCTCGGTCGCCCGCACCTACCTGCCCATCGACGCCGATGCTCTCGAGGCCTACGCCTCTCCGTTGCGCGCTCCGTCCCATGCCGGACTCCCGCCGGCGGTGATCCTCACCGCCGAGTACGACCCGCTGCGCGGCGATGGCGCCGCGTACGGTGCCGCGCTGCGTCGGGCGGGCGTCGAGGCGAGTGTCGTGCAATACCTCGGTGTGACCCACGACATCGCCATCTTCACCGGAGTGCTCGATTCCGCGCGGCGCTGGCATTCGGACGTCGTGAGCGCTCTGCGGCGGCTGTACGAGGACTGA
- the rpmG gene encoding 50S ribosomal protein L33: MAKKAQDVRPIIKLRSTAGTGYTYVTRKNRRNNPDRIVLKKYDPVIRKHVEFREER, translated from the coding sequence ATGGCGAAGAAGGCTCAGGACGTCCGTCCGATCATCAAGCTGCGTTCGACCGCCGGCACGGGGTACACCTACGTGACGCGCAAGAACCGCCGCAACAACCCTGACCGCATCGTGCTGAAGAAGTACGACCCGGTCATCCGCAAGCACGTCGAATTCCGAGAGGAGCGCTGA
- the rpmB gene encoding 50S ribosomal protein L28, protein MAAVCQVTGAVPGFGHSISHSHRRTKRRFDPNVQKKTYFVPSLGRNIKLNVSAKGIKVIDARGIESVVKDLLAKGVKL, encoded by the coding sequence ATGGCAGCAGTGTGCCAGGTGACTGGAGCGGTTCCCGGCTTCGGTCACAGCATCTCGCACTCGCACCGCCGGACGAAGCGCCGCTTCGACCCGAACGTGCAGAAGAAGACCTACTTCGTTCCGTCGCTGGGTCGCAACATCAAGCTCAACGTCTCGGCGAAGGGCATCAAGGTCATTGACGCACGCGGCATCGAGTCCGTCGTCAAGGACCTCCTCGCGAAGGGTGTGAAGCTCTGA